The Henckelia pumila isolate YLH828 chromosome 2, ASM3356847v2, whole genome shotgun sequence genome includes a window with the following:
- the LOC140883368 gene encoding light-induced protein, chloroplastic-like: MASIPSTNHFPCKTRLKSHQNSQFIPMTAPFLANRVNLPSLSAKVKQDFSARAMVSDDEWGPEREPLAPGVAVLEEASSKEPAEIEVSKRQLVDSFYGTNRGLSASSETRAEIVELITQLEAKNPTPAPTEALNKLNGKWILAYTTYPGLFPLLSTGGPLPLAKVEEISQTIDSENFTVQNSVIFSNPLATTSITTNAKFEVRSPKRVQIKFEQGIIGTPQLTDSIELPENVEFLGQKIDLSPFRGLIDSVQGTASSVARTLSSRPPLKFSIPRSNAESWLLTTYLDSELRISRSDGGGIFVLIKEGSPLLLT, encoded by the exons atgGCGTCGATTCCTTCAACCAACCATTTCCCCTGCAAAACCCGGCTGAAATCCCACCAGAACTCGCAGTTCATCCCCATGACCGCTCCCTTTCTCGCTAATCGCGTGAATTTGCCGTCGCTTTCGGCGAAGGTGAAGCAGGATTTCAGCGCACGGGCGATGGTGAGCGATGACGAGTGGGGCCCGGAAAGGGAGCCGTTGGCGCCGGGAGTGGCGGTGTTGGAGGAGGCTTCTTCGAAGGAACCGGCTGAGATCGAGGTGTCGAAGAGGCAATTGGTGGACTCTTTCTATGGAACGAACAGGGGACTGAGTGCGAGTAGCGAGACAAGGGCCGAGATTGTCGAGCTTATCACGCAGCTCGAGGCCAAAAATCCGACCCCCGCACCCACCGAAGCGTTGAATAAGCTTAACGGGAAGTGGATCCTTGC GTACACCACATACCCAGGCTTGTTTCCTTTGTTATCAACGGGTGGGCCGCTACCCTTGGCGAAGGTTGAAGAGATATCACAAACCATAGACTCGGAAAATTTCACTGTCCAGAATTCAGTTATCTTTTCCAATCCATTGGCGACCACTTCAATCACTACCAATGCCAAGTTCGAAGTTCGAAGTCCCAAGCGTGTGCAG ATTAAGTTTGAACAAGGCATTATTGGCACGCCACAGCTGACAGATTCAATCGAATTGCCCGAAAACGTGGAATTTTTGGGACAAAAGATCGATCTTTCGCCCTTCAGAGGATTGATTGATTCTGTGCAGGGCACCGCTTCCTCTGTTGCTAGGACGCTTTCCAGCCGACCACCGCTCAAATTTTCTATCCCACGTTCCAATGCCGAGTCATGGCTGTTAACGACATATCTTGATTCCGAGCTTCGAATTTCAAGATCAGATGGAGGCGGTATATTTGTTCTTATCAAGGAAGGTTCCCCTCTGTTGTTAACTTAA
- the LOC140883288 gene encoding tropinone reductase-like 3 encodes MDVKGKRFEGKVAIVTASTQGIGFSIAERLGLEGAAVVISSRRQKNVDEAVEKLKGKGIEALGLACHVSNAQQRKDLIEKTIQKYGKIDVIVSNAAANPSVDGILETKESVLDKLWEINVKATILLLQDAAPHLKEGSSVVFISSIAAFQPPQGLSMYGVTKTALLGLTKALAAEMAPNTRVNCVAPGFVPTRFADSLISDKSRKKVLEERTLLGRLGTTQDMAAAAAYLASDDASYITGETLVVAGGMPSRL; translated from the exons ATGGACGTGAAGGGGAAAAGGTTTGAAGGGAAGGTGGCCATAGTCACTGCTTCTACTCAAGGCATCGGTTTCAGCATAGCTGAGCGCCTCGGCTTGGAGGGCGCCGCCGTTGTCATCTCTTCCCGCCGACAA AAAAATGTGGATGAAGCTGTAGAAAAGCTCAAGGGTAAAGGGATTGAAGCTCTGGGGCTAGCATGCCACGTCTCAAATGCACAACAAAGAAAAGATCTGATAGAAAAAACCATTCAG AAATATGGTAAAATAGATGTAATTGTATCCAATGCTGCTGCCAATCCTTCTGTTGATGGAATCCTGGAAACCAAAGAGTCGGTTCTTGATAAACTATGGGAAATCAATGTGAAAGCTACTATACTTCTTCTGCAA GATGCAGCTCCTCATTTGAAGGAAGGCTCTTCAGTCGTATTTATTTCCTCTATAGCCGCTTTTCAGCCACCTCAAGGATTGTCCATGTATGGTGTGACCAAAACGGCTCTTCTTGGGCTGACGAAG GCGCTTGCAGCTGAGATGGCCCCAAATACTCGTGTAAACTGTGTGGCGCCTGGATTTGTCCCAACTCGGTTTGCAGATTCCCTTATTTCGGATAAGAGCAGG AAAAAGGTCCTTGAGGAGAGAACACTACTCGGTAGACTCGGAACTACACAAGACATGGCTGCAGCAGCGGCTTATTTGGCTTCTGACGATGCTTCTTATATCACTGGTGAAACGTTGGTTGTTGCTGGAGGAATGCCTTCTAGGCTCTGA
- the LOC140882903 gene encoding ubiquinol oxidase 4, chloroplastic/chromoplastic produces MSLSLSSSMVSGISIPSPSFVNARDSCFSSPLFNSVDFLRLSNSAAIRSSRPASWPRVSRKLFKVRATLLQENEEKVVVEESFNPNSFPAKEGNASSAEPPDGLAYNGLEKWIIKIEQSINIFLTDSVIKILDTLYHDRNYARFYVLETIARVPYFAFISVLHLYESFGWWRKADYLKVHFAESWNEMHHLLIMEELGGNAWWFDRFLAQHIAVFYYFMTVFMYALSPRMAYHFSECVENHAYETYDKFIKTQGEELKKLPAPAVAVRYYTEGDLYLFDEFQTARPPYSRRPKIDNLYDVFVNIRDDEAEHCKTMKACQTHGSLRSPHSIADDECDDVTECLAPQVDCAGIVDCVKKSMSHSSPTNM; encoded by the exons ATGTCGCTGTCTCTTTCTTCCTCAATGGTGTCTGGGATTTCTATTCCATCGCCATCTTTTGTGAATGCCAGGGACTCTTGTTTTTCATCGCCTTTGTTCAATTCTGTTGATTTTCTCCGTTTGAGTAATTCTGCCGCGATTCGCAGCTCTCGTCCAGCTTCATGGCCGCGGGTCTCTAG AAAGTTGTTTAAAGTCCGAGCTACATTATTACAAGAGAATGAAGAAAAAGTAGTTGTGGAGGAATCTTTCAATCCAAATAGTTTCCCTGCCAAAGAAGGAAATGCAAGCTCTGCTGAGCCGCCTGATGGTTTAGCCTATAATGGTTTGGAAAAGTGGATTATAAAAATCGAACAGTCAATAAATATCTTTCTCACG GATTCAGTGATAAAAATTCTTGACACTTTGTACCATGACCGAAATTATGCAAGATTTTATGTTTTGGAAACAATTGCTAGAGTGCCTTATTTTG CCTTCATATCCGTATTGCACTTGTATGAGAGTTTTGGATGGTGGCGAAAGGCAGACTATTTGAAAGTTCATTTTGCAGAGAGCTGGAATGAGATGCATCATTTGCTCATTATGGAA GAACTAGGTGGAAATGCTTGGTGGTTCGATCGGTTTCTTGCTCAACATATCGCAGTATTTTACTATTTTATGACCGTTTTTATGTATGCTTTGAGTCCAAGAATGGCAT ATCACTTCTCAGAATGTGTGGAGAATCATGCATACGAAACTTACGACAAATTTATCAAGACTCAAGGAG AGGAGTTGAAGAAATTGCCAGCACCTGCCGTCGCAGTAAGATATTACACTGAAGGAGACTTGTATTTGTTCG ATGAATTTCAAACAGCAAGGCCACCCTACTCCAGACGGCCTAAAATAG ATAATTTGTACGATGTTTTTGTGAACATTAGAGATGATGAGGCCGAGCATTGTAAGACGATGAAGGCCTGTCAAACTCATGGTAGCCTCCGCTCGCCTCACTCTATTGCAGATGATGAATGCGACGACGTGACAGAGTGTCTAGCTCCTCAGGTAGATTGTGCAGGCATTGTAGATTGTGTAAAGAAGTCAATGAGTCATTCTTCCCCAACTAACATGTGA
- the LOC140883916 gene encoding uncharacterized membrane protein At1g16860-like: MSNRTASHRLSNGLFVSGRSENKPKDRHPTMPSRPVPYTGGDVKKSGDLGKMYGVGDHAPVAIPKLPSRLPSSSQTNSGSSRSGSNSGQLGSKSDSSGPLIKKSSSSSFSGHVTPIQPTGLITSAPLGSSSSNRRSGQLDTPSAPSSFNKNMYGAAVTSLGEEEVKLEYKLSRVAVWVFLVVLVIGLVVGAFLMAAVKNAVVLVAVVALIVPAVVIIIWNYAYKKQGVLQFLSKHPDAELRGVVDGQFVKITGVVTCGSVPLETSFQRVPRCVYTSCELYEYRACGGKPSNTKQRFFSWECRHSEKYVADFYVSDSKSGLRALVKAGYGAKLAPFIKPTTVVDVTKNNKDLSPNFLSWLSARGLSGDDRVMRLKEGCVKEGSTVSVMGIIRCHDNVVMIVPPTEPISTGCRWPCCLFPTYIEGLILKSDESQNGEAIPV, translated from the exons ATGAGTAATCGAACAGCTTCGCACCGACTCAGCAATGGCCTCTTCGTGTCGGGCCGATCCGAAAACAAGCCCAAGGACCGCCATCCCACAATGCCGTCGCGGCCCGTCCCGTACACCGGCGGCGACGTTAAGAAATCCGGCGACCTTGGGAAAATGTACGGCGTCGGAGACCACGCTCCCGTGGCTATTCCCAAGCTCCCCTCCCGCCTCCCGTCTTCTTCTCAGACCAACAGCGGATCTTCTAGATCCGGCTCCAATTCTGGTCAGTTGGGGAGCAAGTCCGACAGCTCTGGCCCATTGATCAAGAAGTCCTCCTCCTCTTCCTTCTCAGGGCACGTGACTCCGATTCAGCCTACGGGGCTCATCACATCCGCCCCATTGGGCTCGTCGAGCTCCAACCGCCGCTCCGGCCAGCTTGACACGCCTTCCGCGCCCAGCtcattcaataaaaatatgtacGGTGCCGCCGTGACGAGCTTGGGGGAGGAGGAGGTGAAATTAGAATACAAGCTGTCGAGAGTTGCCGTGTGGGTGTTCTTGGTGGTGTTGGTCATCGGGTTGGTGGTTGGTGCGTTCCTCATGGCCGCCGTGAAGAACGCGGTGGTTCTGGTTGCGGTGGTTGCTCTTATTGTCCCTGCAGTGGTGATTATAATATGGAATTACGCGTACAAAAAGCAAGGGGTTTTGCAGTTTTTAAGCAAGCATCCTGATGCTGAGCTGAGGGGCGTGGTTGATGGGCAATTCGTCAAGATTACTGGG GTTGTTACTTGTGGCAGTGTACCTCTCGAAACTTCATTTCAGAGGGTGCCAAGATGTGTATATACTTCCTGTGAATTGTATGAATACAGAGCTTGCGGTGGAAAACCAAGCAACACTAAACAGCGTTTTTTCTCATGGGAATGCAGACATTCAGAG AAGTACGTAGCGGATTTTTATGTATCAGACTCTAAGTCTGGATTAAGAGCTTTAGTGAAAGCAGGCTACGGTGCTAAACTTGCACCATTTATCAAACCAACTACAGTTGTCGATGTAACCAAGAATAATAAAGATCTGTCTCCGAACTTTCTAAGCTGGCTCTCCGCTAGAGGTTTGTCAGGTGATGACCGTGTGATGCGCCTCAAAGAAGG CTGTGTCAAAGAAGGAAGCACCGTAAGCGTAATGGGCATCATTCGCTGCCATGATAATGTGGTCATGATTGTTCCACCCACGGAACCTATTTCAACAGGCTGCCGCTGGCCGTGTTGCCTTTTCCCAACTTACATCGAGGGTCTCATTTTAAAGAGCGATGAGAGCCAGAATGGCGAAGCAATCCCTGTATAG